One genomic window of Aquisalimonas sp. 2447 includes the following:
- the msrB gene encoding peptide-methionine (R)-S-oxide reductase MsrB, which produces MSTVDKTEAQWREELTPEQYRVTREKGTEPPFSGDYNKVSTAGVFHCICCGTPLFDTSTKYESGSGWPSFWAPVAEKNVATEIDLSLGMRREEVHCRQCGAHMGHVFPDGPEPTGLRYCINSVALDFRPEGGGD; this is translated from the coding sequence ATGTCGACTGTCGACAAGACCGAAGCGCAGTGGCGCGAGGAACTGACCCCGGAGCAGTACCGGGTTACGCGGGAAAAGGGCACCGAACCGCCGTTCTCCGGCGACTACAACAAGGTCTCCACCGCCGGCGTGTTCCACTGCATCTGCTGCGGCACGCCGCTGTTCGACACCTCCACCAAGTACGAGTCGGGAAGTGGCTGGCCCAGTTTCTGGGCACCGGTGGCAGAGAAGAACGTGGCCACCGAGATTGATCTCAGTCTGGGCATGCGCCGCGAGGAAGTTCACTGCCGGCAATGCGGAGCGCATATGGGGCATGTGTTCCCCGATGGCCCCGAACCGACCGGGCTGCGCTACTGCATCAATTCCGTGGCTCTGGATTTCCGCCCCGAGGGTGGTGGGGACTGA
- the ilvB gene encoding biosynthetic-type acetolactate synthase large subunit translates to MITRQKANQQHPLAGQTMSGAEMIVQVLADEGVDTIFGYSGGAILPTYDAVFRYNEQHRAEQDDDPMKLIVPANEQGAGFMAAGYARASGKVGVFLVTSGPGATNTVTPIRDCMADSTPVVLITGQVPTGAMGTDAFQEAPIVNIMGSCAKHVFLVTRPDELEATVRTAFEIARSGRPGPVVIDVPKNMQNWVGEYAGSGLLEMRGYRQRMDSLRSAKLSERKCRQFFDMLAKSNRPLLYVGGGVINGNAADELREFARTYNIPVVSTLMGLGAMDTTDDLSLHMLGMHGTAYANYAVEDCDFLIAVGARFDDRVAGKVDEFAPLAEHIAHIDIDAAEIGKVKVVDWAHVGEAGRSLRQLLTHGREQGFERDFSPWLRHVQKLKRNHPMSYDRDSDLIQPHYVVEAVNKVTGGEAIISTGVGQHQMWAAQYCDFREPRLWLTSGSMGTMGYGLPAAIGAQFACPDKTVIDIDGDGSIRMNLGDMETVTNYNLPVKVLLLNNMGDGMVRQWQRLYFNENFSGSDKTLHRKDFIKAAEADGFPFARRVTDKAELEEAVKAFVEFDGPAFLEVMIDNNASVYPMVGPGMGYSQMVTGEWIPAREIDDNTRAGIDPETSPELF, encoded by the coding sequence ATGATCACGAGACAGAAAGCGAACCAGCAGCACCCCCTGGCCGGCCAGACCATGAGCGGCGCCGAGATGATCGTCCAGGTCCTGGCGGACGAGGGCGTCGACACCATTTTCGGCTACAGCGGTGGTGCCATCCTGCCCACTTACGACGCTGTTTTTCGTTACAACGAGCAGCACCGGGCCGAGCAGGACGACGACCCGATGAAGCTGATCGTGCCCGCCAACGAACAGGGAGCGGGCTTCATGGCCGCGGGCTATGCCCGCGCCAGCGGCAAGGTCGGGGTGTTCCTGGTGACTTCGGGACCGGGGGCCACCAACACCGTCACGCCCATCCGCGACTGTATGGCCGACTCGACGCCGGTGGTGCTGATCACCGGCCAGGTGCCCACCGGCGCCATGGGGACGGACGCCTTCCAGGAAGCGCCCATCGTCAACATCATGGGCAGCTGCGCCAAGCATGTGTTCCTGGTGACGCGCCCGGACGAGCTCGAGGCCACCGTGCGCACCGCCTTCGAGATCGCCCGTTCGGGGCGGCCGGGGCCGGTGGTCATCGACGTGCCCAAGAACATGCAGAACTGGGTCGGGGAGTATGCCGGCAGCGGCCTGCTGGAGATGCGCGGCTACCGCCAGCGCATGGATTCCCTGCGCTCGGCGAAGCTCTCCGAGCGCAAGTGCCGGCAGTTCTTCGACATGCTGGCGAAGTCCAACCGCCCGCTGCTGTACGTGGGTGGTGGCGTGATCAATGGCAACGCCGCTGACGAACTGCGTGAATTCGCCCGCACCTACAACATTCCGGTGGTGAGCACCCTCATGGGCCTCGGGGCCATGGATACCACCGATGATCTCTCCCTGCACATGCTCGGCATGCACGGCACGGCCTACGCCAACTATGCGGTGGAGGACTGTGACTTCCTGATCGCGGTGGGCGCACGGTTCGACGATCGCGTGGCCGGCAAGGTGGACGAGTTCGCACCCCTGGCCGAGCACATTGCCCACATCGACATCGATGCCGCCGAGATCGGCAAGGTCAAGGTGGTGGACTGGGCTCACGTGGGCGAGGCCGGGCGCAGCCTGCGCCAGCTCCTGACCCATGGCCGCGAACAGGGCTTCGAGCGCGACTTCAGCCCCTGGCTGCGGCACGTGCAGAAACTCAAGCGTAATCACCCCATGAGCTACGATCGCGACAGCGATCTGATCCAGCCGCATTACGTGGTGGAAGCGGTGAACAAGGTCACCGGTGGTGAGGCCATCATCAGCACCGGCGTGGGCCAGCATCAGATGTGGGCGGCGCAGTACTGCGATTTCCGCGAGCCCCGCCTGTGGCTGACCTCTGGCAGCATGGGCACCATGGGGTACGGCCTGCCGGCGGCCATCGGTGCCCAGTTCGCCTGCCCGGACAAGACCGTCATCGACATCGACGGCGACGGCAGCATCCGCATGAACCTGGGCGATATGGAGACCGTCACCAACTACAACCTGCCTGTGAAGGTGCTGCTCCTGAACAACATGGGCGACGGCATGGTGCGCCAGTGGCAGCGGCTGTACTTCAACGAGAATTTCTCCGGCAGCGACAAGACTCTGCACCGCAAGGACTTCATCAAGGCCGCCGAGGCGGACGGCTTCCCGTTTGCCCGTCGCGTCACCGACAAGGCGGAGCTGGAAGAGGCGGTGAAGGCCTTCGTGGAGTTCGACGGTCCGGCGTTCCTGGAAGTCATGATCGACAACAACGCCAGCGTCTATCCCATGGTCGGCCCCGGGATGGGGTACAGCCAGATGGTCACCGGCGAGTGGATTCCGGCGCGGGAGATCGATGACAACACCCGTGCCGGCATTGACCCGGAGACATCACCGGAGCTGTTCTGA